GGCGCGACCCAAGTGCGGCAGTACGTGATGGGCGACGCCCGCCGCGACCCGACGGCGGCGGAGCTGGCACAGATGACGGCGCTGGTGGACACGGCGATGCTTCAGGGCGCGCTGGGAGTGTCTTCGTCGCTGGTGTACGCGCCGGCCTATTACGCGAAGACCGCGGAGCTGGTCGCGCTGGCGCGGTCGGCAGGCGCTCGTGGCGGCCGGTACGTCACGCACCTCCGCAACGAGGGGACGCGCATCCGGCGGTCGCTGGCCGAGGCATTCAGGATCGGACGCGAGGCGAGCGTGCCGGTGGAGGTTTGGCACCTCAAGCTCGCGGGCCGGGCGAGCTGGGGGCAGATGCCGCGGATCCTCGCGCTGTTCGACTCGGCGCGGGCCGCCGGCCAGCGGGTCGGGGCGAACAGCTACCCATACGTTGCTACTGCCACCGGCCTGTCATCGACGATCCCGGCCTGGGCGCACGAAGGCGGCGATGAGGCGCTGGTGCGGCGGCTCCGTGACCCGGCTACCCGCGCGCGCATTCGG
The Gemmatimonadales bacterium DNA segment above includes these coding regions:
- a CDS encoding amidohydrolase family protein; translated protein: MSDGSAGEAGARRGFSLVAAAAFALSLVPSVGTYVPPDYDLLITGGTVVDGTGAPGRHADVAVTGDRIAAIADLRGRSARRIIDAAGLVVAPGFIDMLGHSEITVLVDPRGYSKVTQGITTEITGEGGSAAPVNANTLKDDSAQLAAWGLAVDWRDFDGYFRRLERSGTPFNVASFVGATQVRQYVMGDARRDPTAAELAQMTALVDTAMLQGALGVSSSLVYAPAYYAKTAELVALARSAGARGGRYVTHLRNEGTRIRRSLAEAFRIGREASVPVEVWHLKLAGRASWGQMPRILALFDSARAAGQRVGANSYPYVATATGLSSTIPAWAHEGGDEALVRRLRDPATRARIR